The Pseudomonas nunensis genome includes the window GGACACCTTGATGCCAGTCACCGGCGAAGCACCGTCGGCGATTGCCGGTGAAACCGTGGTGCTGGTGGAAGACGACCCGGCTGTGCGCATGCTGGTGCTCGATTTACTGAATGAGCTGGGTTACCACGCCCATGAAGCCGAAGACGCGAGGGCTGCCCTGCCCTTGCTCGAATCCGACCTGCGCGTGGATTTGTTGGTAACCGATGTCGGGCTGCCAGGGATGAATGGCCGACAACTGGCGGAAATCGCCCGCCAGCATCGGCCGAACCTCAAAGTGCTGTTCATGACCGGCTACGCGGAGAAAGCCGCCGAGCGCCAGGGCTTCCTGGAGGAAGGCATGGACATGGTGGCCAAACCGTTTTCCATCGACCTGCTAGCCAACAAGATTCGCACGATGATCGGCCAACCGGAGTGAGTTAAGGCATAATCGCGCGCCCCCGCTGGCTCCAACATAGCCACCACCGTTACAAGGTCTGCCTCAATGAAAGCTCAAGCCCGCCATATTCTGGTGAAAACCTCGGAAGAAGCCGAGCAGCTCAAACAACGCATCGCCAAGGGCGAAGCCTTCGATGTGCTGGCCAAAAAGTACTCCACCTGCCCGTCCGGCAAGCGCGGCGGCGATTTAGGCGAAGTGCGGCCGGGGCAGATGGTCGGGGTGATCGATGCGGTGATCTTCAAGAAACCGCTGCGAGTGGTGCATGGGCCGATCAAGAGCAAGTTCGGGTATCACCTGGTGCAGGTGTTTTATCGGGATTGAGAGGTTTGCTTTAGGGCGCCTTCGCGAGCAAGCCCGCTCCCACATGGATATGCGATCTCCTGTGGGAGCGGGCTTGCTCGCGAACCGATTGCGCAGCAAACGGCCATTCTCCGCTTACCTCGGGATCAACGCCCCGGGTATCTGAATCACTCGACTCGCCAACCGATGCCCCGCCTCTGCCGCTTCTACCGGGCTGCCGCCCTTGAGCCGATTGGCCAGGTACGCCGCACTGAACGAATCCCCCGCCGCCGTGGTGTCCACCACGCGCTCGACCTTCTGCGCCGGCACTTCGAATGACTCGCCATCACAGCGAATCAAGCACGCCTCGGCGCCACGCTTGAGCACCACTTCCGGCGTGCCGATCTGCGCGTAAGCTTCAAACACCGCGTTCGCATCGGAGAAGTGAAACAGCGCCTGTTCGTCATCGACCGTCAGCAACGCCAGGTCCACGTACGGCAACACACTGCGATACGCCGCCCGAGCTTCTTCCAGCGAGGCCCACAAACGTGGTCGGTAGTTGTTGTCGAACACGATTCGCGCATCCCGCTGCCGGGCTTCGATCAAGGTTTCCAGTAACTTTTCCCGACCTTGCTCGCCCAGGACTGCCAGGGTGATGCCGCTAAAATACAGCACGTCGTAATCCGGCAATGCCGCCAGAATCGGCGCGGCCGCCGGGGTGGTGAAGCAGCTGCGGACCGCCGCTTCGTTGCGCCAGTAGAGAAAGCGGCGCTCGCCAGCGGCGTCGGTCTGGATGCAATACAACCCCGGCAAGCGACCGGGCAAGCGCTGAACCATTTCCAGGCCAATGTTCTCGGCCGCCCAGCTCTGGCACATGGCATCGCTGAAGCTGTCATCGCCAAGGGCGGTGACGTAATCCACCGTGCCGCCCTCACCCAGTTCCCGGGACAGGTAGACGGCGGCGTTCAAGGTGTCACCGCCGAAGCTTTGTTGCAGGCTGCCGTCGGGGCGCTGCTGCAACTCGATCATGCATTCGCCGATCAGCGCGATGCGCGGGGTGTTGGGGCCGAGGGTGTTGATGGTGTTCATGGGTGTGGAATCTCACGGTTCGGTGGTGTCTGGGCGGGCCTCTTCGCGAGCAAGCCCGCTCCCACAGGGAAACGCATTCCAAATGTGGGAGCGGGCTTGCCCGCGAAGGCCACGCCTCGGTCTGGAGCCTTAGAAACAGGTTTCCATGGTCTCAATCACCTGCAACTGCTCATCCACCAGGCACCCCGTGCGCCATTTGTCGAACGTCAGGCACGGATGCGAAGTGCCGAACGAAATGATGTCCCCGACCCGCAATTCAACTCCGGTTGCCACGGTCATGAACGCGTGCTGGTCCATCACCGCCGTCACTTTGCAGGCGCTGACATCATCGCCTACCGCCGGAATCACACCCGCCTTGTAACGCAACAACGGCACCGGCAAACCGGCGTCGTACGCTACGTCGCGCTTGCCGAGGGCGATCACCGCAAAGCCCGGTTCCGGCAACGACTGCACGTGCGCCCAGACTTCCAGCGCCGGGCGCAAGCCTTCATGCAAATCGCTGCGACGGTCGAGCACGCAGCATTGCGCTTCTTTGTAGATGCCATGGTCGTGGGCCACGTAACTGCCGGGGCGCAACACGCTGAGAAAGCGGCCACTGGCGTTCTGGGCTTCGAAGGATTCGGCGATCAGGTCGTACCAGGCCGAACCCGAAGCGGTGATGATCGGCTTGGGAATCGCGAACGCCCCGCTGTCCTGCAGCTGCACCGCCAGACGCACCAACGAAGCGGCGAACTCACGGATGCCGCTGACCGCGTGATCGCCGTGAATCACGCCTTCGTACCCTTCGATCCCGGTCAACGACAGCGCCGGTTGTGCAGCGATGGCCTGGGCCAGCGCCACCACTTCGGCC containing:
- a CDS encoding amino acid deaminase, whose product is MSSAESTAAVEKGFAHTGAHLVRDVSLPALVLHREALEHNIRWMQAFVSNSGAELAPHGKTSMTPALFRRQLDAGAWGITLASATQTRAAYAHGVRRVLMANQLVGTPNMALIADLLADPTFDFHCMVDHPDNVADLGAYFASRGVRLNVMIEYGVVGGRCGCRTEAEVVALAQAIAAQPALSLTGIEGYEGVIHGDHAVSGIREFAASLVRLAVQLQDSGAFAIPKPIITASGSAWYDLIAESFEAQNASGRFLSVLRPGSYVAHDHGIYKEAQCCVLDRRSDLHEGLRPALEVWAHVQSLPEPGFAVIALGKRDVAYDAGLPVPLLRYKAGVIPAVGDDVSACKVTAVMDQHAFMTVATGVELRVGDIISFGTSHPCLTFDKWRTGCLVDEQLQVIETMETCF
- a CDS encoding peptidylprolyl isomerase, which codes for MATTVTRSASMKAQARHILVKTSEEAEQLKQRIAKGEAFDVLAKKYSTCPSGKRGGDLGEVRPGQMVGVIDAVIFKKPLRVVHGPIKSKFGYHLVQVFYRD
- a CDS encoding sugar kinase, coding for MNTINTLGPNTPRIALIGECMIELQQRPDGSLQQSFGGDTLNAAVYLSRELGEGGTVDYVTALGDDSFSDAMCQSWAAENIGLEMVQRLPGRLPGLYCIQTDAAGERRFLYWRNEAAVRSCFTTPAAAPILAALPDYDVLYFSGITLAVLGEQGREKLLETLIEARQRDARIVFDNNYRPRLWASLEEARAAYRSVLPYVDLALLTVDDEQALFHFSDANAVFEAYAQIGTPEVVLKRGAEACLIRCDGESFEVPAQKVERVVDTTAAGDSFSAAYLANRLKGGSPVEAAEAGHRLASRVIQIPGALIPR